TCGGACGGCTGGTGCGAGGGCGTCATGGGCGAGGAAGCAGGTTTCTTCCCTGGCAATTACGTGGAGCCCTTCTGAGCAGCGAGGGCAAGCAGCCCCcatgcagcccccagcccagatCGGCCGCATCCTGCTCCTGCTCGGGCAGGGCTGCGCTTCGCCTTTGAATTTTGGCTTTGCGCAAGCTGGGGTTTTGCGCAGCTCGGCCCTCGCGTAGGCAGCCAGACCGGGTGCCGCTGCCGGCAccgctgcagcctggcagcctccggcacccagagcatccccccgccatcttccttctcttgacgtttttaatgacagcagcactggctgctgccGGTGCCGGGAAGGTTTAGCACCGGGCCACCGCGGCTCTCTCAGCCGATGGAAACGTTGGTCCCGTGGGCCCATCCCGGcgctgctcccggccccgcgggaggAGCGAGGGCAGCGCAGGACCAAAGCGCAGATACAGGAGACGGGGCCGAACGCCCGCAGGGACAAGGAGGAGAGCAGCACCCGGCTGCGGCCCCCGGGAACCTGCCTGACGTCCCCAGCAGCTTGAGACGCAGAGGGGGATGAGCCGAGGCCCAATCCTCCACCAAAGGGGTCCCCGTCGGGTCCCCCGCAGAGCATCGCTCGTAGCCTGGCCCTGCTccgctgccccccctccccttcacCAGCCCAAGGAAGAGAAACAACACGGATGTGCGACGCAGCCATTTCACACCCAGGTTTATGTCCTGGATACAAACAACTTGTCTATCGGcaatatatagatagatatatctatatacatatatatggttggttttttttgttttttttttttaattccatggcTTTAAGTTCCACACAGTTGAACAGGCTCCGGAGGAGGAAGAACAAAGAGGAGGGGGTGGGAAATGAAATAGAGGAGGAACAACTCAGGGCTGCTTTGGTTATTTCCTTACTGCTCAGGTTTGCTGTCAGGGTTTTCTACGCTTTGGAGGAGTTACGAGCCACCCTCAGCGGCCAGTAAGGCTGTGGATAAATCCAGGAGAAGCCAACACCAGAGAGCAGTGAATATTGTAGGTCCTCCCTGAAGAGTGCAATTAGAAGGGGCAATTAAtactgcagtggggcagggggacggggggcgtgggggggttGACCTCCGGGGACCTGATGCCAGGAGAAGTGCTACAGCACCACACCTCCGGGGAGGTTCGGCACCTCTCGACCAGGTCAGGAGggaaattcccccccccccctcccccccccggggtaagAGGGGAGTCGATATGATCCAGAAAAGACGAGGAAATGACTGGTAATGGCTGAGGGCCAGGAGGAACCTGTCTGCCCCAGGGACACGGGGGATGTTTTGATGCTGTCGCcgtgcccctgccctgggcaagTAGGTGTGGATGGGCTAGAGGAGGTTGTTGGggtctgtgtccccccccccgcaaggTACCACCTTTCCAAAAGCTTTCCTGTTCCTCGTGTCATGGTTTTTTTCATAGAATAAAGTCTCAAGGGACAATTAATGCCATTGCAAGGCTCAGCAGCTGAGCCAGGGGCTACCCTGCCCAGGCGGGGTGCGGAGGCTGAGCCAGGGAGCCTGGGCAGCATGAATTTCCCCCATTAAATTTCCCGTGGCCTCACGAAGAAGCAAGGAGCCCTCGAGCATCAGGTTCAAGGCAACAGCACACAGCTCCTGGCGTGGCTGGCAGAGGTCGGGCAGGCAACGGGGATGAAGGCAGGAGGAAGCAAGTGCAGGGCCCAGCCCATGGGGAGCCGGCTTCTAGTCTGTTAGGAATTGCTCTTGTGAagtcaaaaaggaaaggaaaaaaaacccacaacagcaaaaaaacccaaacaaaccaaaccccccccccaccatTAGGGTTGGCAAACACCCACGCTGGAGTAGATGTCCGAGCTGCATAGAGAAGGCTTCATCTCAAcatggcaggggaaggagaaggggggacCTAAAGAAAGTGCTTTAATCACCGGGGGGAAAGGAGCttggagaggaaaggcaggaaagcaaCCCGGCCGAGCGAGCGGTGCCGATGAGCGCGGGGTACAGGGCATGGCCCGCCCCAGGCTTCTCCCTTCCCGGCCGCTTATAGTACACAAGTCTCTTCTGAGCCATCCTCAACACTTCTTCTTGAGGACCTCCTGGAGATAGCGGGCGACCTCTGCCGCTGACTCCCAGGGGACGACAGTGGCCTGGAAggctccaggctgctgcttctccatctcTTGGGTCATCCGGTGCATGGGGTAGCCCTTCCGTGGGAAAGCCACGTCAGCTGAAGTCAAAGTCACGGAAGGGCAGAAGTCATTGGCACCGTCTCCCACGTAGAAGACCCTCTCGAACTCCACCTCCTCCTGGGCTCTCTCCGCCAGGTACTCCGTTAGGATTTTGCGTTTGCACATGTTGGCCGGGCAGTCAAGGCACTTGTGGCTGTGGTAGGGCCCCAAGGTGAAGTACCCCTTCTTGTCAAAGCCAGACGGGTTGCTGAAGATCTTGCGGAAGAGGGAGTAGAAACCGGCTGCCCTCAGACTGCATTCGATGCCGAACATGTTGGCATCGGAGATGAGGATGATCTCAAAGAGCTCGTGGTTCTTGGACAGGAACTGGAAGAGGTCCGGCATGCCAGGGGACAGGGGGATGTTCTCATAGACTGTCTTGAAGTCCCCCATCTTGACCCCCTGGTCCCCCATGTACGCCAGGACGCGTTGCATGTACTCGTTGTAGAAGCCCTCGCGGAAGGTTTGTCGGATGTGCTCCGGAAGCGCCTGCCCCGGTGCCGCCCGGACGATGGAGTCATCGCTGTTCTCATTGATGATGGTCTCATCGAAATCAAAGACAAGGAGGTATTTGGGAGGCCGGGGGCTGGCCATACCAACACCCTGCGAGGTGGAAGGATAACACGCAGGGGTTAGTTCAAGGCACTTTGCTTCAGCCTTGACACAGCGACGGTGGCAACCACAGCAGCAAgaggctgccagccccacagagcGATGCTCCTTGGCTACCTTAGCCCAGGCAGCTTATTAGCCCagctgggcttggggggggctaATCCCCTGCTGACATACCTCAGCCCCGGCCCTAAGGCATTTATCCTACCTATAAAGAGATCGTTTTGTCACCGCTAATCCCGTTCCTGCAGTCAAGGAGGTCACTGTGCCAAGCTACTGCCGCACACGTCCTCCCAAGGGACGCGGGGACAGCACGCGCCTCGGGGTGTTTTGTGCAGGGAGGGTCCtcggggcgcggggcgggagggttTACTCCCCGACCTGCTCCTGTCCCACCTCCGAAAAGAGGTTTGTGTCCCTGTGGACCCCTCTTGGTGCCAGGACAAGTCTGGCTCTTGCCggcagaggaaaacattttgcagGTTGATTTTTGCTCCATCGCTTGGATGCAGTTTGCTCCCGAGTCGGGCTCCGCAGGCTCCTGAGAAGCCTGGGATAACTCAGAGCCGCGTCCTGCCCTGCTCTAAAAGCAAAGTAAACCCACTTTGGCAACACAGTGCAAAGCTGGtgagccccagcccagccgccgGTGCCCACCCACTCCCCTTGGCTAAAGCCACGATGGCCCCCGCAGCACCCGCTCGCCTCCCGGCTGCTCCCACGCCACCTGCGGCCAGAGGTTTGCAGGATGGGGACCCGATTCCTGCTCCCTGACCCTGAGAGGAGAGGGGACAGCCCCGTTCAGAGAGGGTAAGACGGGTGAGAAGGGCACTGACCTTAAACAGGCATGGCAGCCCGACGCCCTCACAGCACCTTTTCATTTTAAGACCATCACTCTGCAGGCAGCACGTCGCTGAAGGCAGCGCTTAGGGCTCGCCGGGCTGCGCTCCTGGCTGCAAACCACAAAGAAGGGGGAGTTGGGTTAATGGCTTGGGTTTTCCCCGGCTGCCACCTTCGGGCACAGCACCAAATATCACGGCACGGCCAGGCTCTACGTCCCGCAGCGAACTCCCAAGCTCGGGACCTTCCGTACCAGGAACGGAGGAATTAAAGGAGTCTCCGGAGAGCAGGGTGAGCGGGCAGAGCCCGTTTAATGCTTCTGATCCCTCTTAATTCCCCCGAGCGCCCGGGCTTTGCCACCCGTGAAAGCAGCCGGCAGAATGGCTCGGCAATAAACCCCATGCCCTGTTCCAAAATCGCCCTGATTTTCTTCCAGTATAATTAGTTTGGGATGTTTCTTTTAATGGAGTAATTATCCTGGAATGAAAGCGGGTGCCCAGGCAGCTCTGCCGAGGATGTGCCAGTCTGCTGCCTGGGAGCGAAGGCAGAGCCCAGGCTACGTCTCCTGAATTTTGCCGACCTCTTGTGGTCCACAGCGATGAAAGCAGAGCGATGGGAAACCTCAAAAAACCAACGTCGCAGCCAAACCCGGCTGGAAACTCAGCCGGATGGTTAGCGGGAGGAATAACACACCGGGACATGGGCGATTTTAACTGGGCACCAGTAGCTTGGCTTAGCTGGGGCTAGGAGGATTTCAACGATTTTTTTGTCATCAGCGTGCCAACAGGAAGCGTTTTTCAGCTGAAGGTGAGCTGTGGGGAATTTGTCTGGTTTGAAGCCCAGCATCAAACTATTTTGGGCACAAATGCGATTCATGACTCTGCTAAAATAATAAACCACAACTTGCAACTCAAAGGTGGCGTACTGCAAAAGGAAGCGGGCACTCACAATTAAACCCTGGGTTGAAATCGTGTAAAAGCGACTTTTTGTGAAACCTTCAAACCAAACACTAGTTATTTCTTTGTAGAAGCATCCATCAAAAGCTGGTGTTTATTTACAGATATAATTTGAAGCCAAATAATGCTACAGCCAGCCTGGGAGTGGGATTAGCCACCAGGGATTTTTCAGgtccaaaccaaaagaaacagaaaaaaaaaaaagattaaacgTGAAAGAGTAATTGTAATTTTTGTCATTATATTCTAAAGAGCTGCCAGcggtaagaaaataatttggctCTAAGCCTTAAGGAGACATTGCAGTACTGACTCAGCGGCACAGGGAAAGAGCCCTGGAATGGCTGGTTAACCCCGTGGACACCGTTACGGGCAGCTGTAAGGGACGACGCGGACACGGGGAgctaatccccccccccccctcaaaaagCTCTTCTGGGcccaaaatgtttgcatttttgcaaaataGGAAAGGCTAACAGCACCCATCTTGAATTTCAGGCAGATTAGGTCAAACACAGATGTGAACGGCAACCTCCGCGCAATCGATAGTCCCTTTAGCGCTTTTCAGCTGAAGGTCCCCAAACACCTTCCACCCAGCAACGTCTCCTGAACTATCGTTTTGTTATGCCCGTAAAAAACTGACCTACAAGCTGGGGAAAGCCAGTTTGGTCTCTTTTGGCTTATTTTAGCTCTGCCTCCTTTGAGAGCTGACCAGCACAAGGCTGGAAGCGGCACCAACGACCCTGATCTCACGTTAAGGTGCCCTCCGCGGAGCTCCCCGTGAGCTcttgcctcccctccccacctcccaggCATCACTTTGCTCCCCCTGAAGCACCGTGGACACCAACAGCCCCAGCGGGGATAAATCCAGCCGCTTCCAAGAGCTGGAAACCAAAAGCAGTTGCTCTGCCAGGCTCCTtgccccggtgtccccggcaCTGCCGCTGCTGCGGCAGAGCCTCTCCCAGCCCAGGGCTCTGAGCCAAGCGCCCTGACAGCAGCTTCCCCTTCGTGGGTCGTGGGGGAGACAAGAGGCCACCGGACCGTTTTCTACGGGATTTCTAAGGAAAACGATAATCCGTGAAGTCAGCTTGGACAATTGGTGCGCCCATCTACCGGCAGGAGATCGGAGCGTCCCTGCCCCGCTTCTGCAAGAGCCGCCTTCTGCTCTCGGCCGTCCCCAACGCCGCTATGAGTTGTATCAAAATGTGCGTTGCTTTTACgcaaaggagaaattaaaatctaaGCCAGCTTTATTTAGTGAATAAAGAGCCGGGATGGGACTTCTCACCGCCAGCCTCTGGGGGCTGTTGGGCAAATCACGTCCTTTCCCCACGTGCTGTTTTCTCCTTACGATACAGAAAAGGGAGATACCAGCGTTAGGAGCGACTCTTAATAAACCAGCGCTCACCCTCTCCAGCGAAAGACAAGCAGGTTGAGCTGTGGGGTCTGGCAGCAGCCACCTCAAACCCTGACTCTGCCCCAcgcaggaggggagcggagctaagaaaaaaatacttagcaaATCTCCCAACCCTGAATTACCCCGTTAAATCCAGCCAGGAGCCGGCGGTGCCTGTGGGCACACTGCTAGTGGCGTGGGATGGAGCAGCCGGCTCCATCCGGGGTAGGGAGAAACGAAATCCCTGCAGGACCGTGTCACTGCTCCCAGCAGAGCTATTTCTGCACGGAGATGACTCACCCGGCGGCTGCTTCCCCAGAGCGCATCCGTCCACCTTCTGCAAAAAAGGGACTGcctccaaaataaaagaaaagtggCCGCGCTTCCTAACATTATGCAAAGCCTGAatgttgaaacagaaaataaaccaggTATTTGCTCATTAATCACGTCAAACGTAAAGGCTTAAACAAACTGAATTCGGGATGAGGGTCAAAATATGCCTGGTAAAAGCGGTGAGCTGCTGGGCTCTCCACGAGAGGAATTTCCCAGGGTAGTTTATCCCCAAAATCTcgttgttttcttcccctctggcAACACCTCCAGCCACCCTTGGGATCTTTTTGCCCCAAAGAGGCCCAGGGAGGAAAGGCTGGAGCCCAGCAATATTCGCCGCCCTCCTTATCTCCGCAGAGGAGCTCTTGCTGCTCACCCCAGGGGACCTCTGCACCGCCCTGCGACTTCGGGCTTAATCCCGTAACGAGTTCAGCGCAGGACGAGCTGCGTGGAGAGCAGCAGCGCTGCGCTACGCACCTGCCCTCCGCCACAGGATCAGGCCCTACGAGAGCCCCCCGTGCTTCCCAGCGAGCGTGGACAGGGCTCAGCACCTGATTTCAGAGCCGGGAACTGCTGAGCCCCGAAAgcgaggggacacgggggcatTTCCCAATTGCAGGCACAGTCCCTGGGCTGGTTTTAATCCCCCCGCGTACTCTGCTCTTGCctggttttaacatttttaaccttaaaaaaaccacctgaTGTTTCTGGTGCgtacaatgtttttttttttatttattttaactcaaAACCCAACCACTCACCTTTGGCAAATGTGTTTGCCCACCCCTCGGGACAGTATTAAGGGCAAAACAAGAGGACAGAGTCCTGCTGCCCCAAAAGCAAAGGAGGGGAAAACCTCCCTCTCCAGCGCAGACACCGGCACCATCAGGCACGTCATTGGGATCATGAGACAATTTCACCGCTCCTGGAATAAAATCCGACCCGTTCCCACGCCTGGCCAGCCACGCAGCTCCCGAAGCAGCAGCAAATGAGCAAATTAATAACAAATCACcggacagcagagctgggaggggtgTCTCAGCCAGCCCCGGCCACCTACATGCACCGAGGTGCCACCTCGCCCCTTCTTCTGCCCCACGGCTCCCGCTTCACCCCACATCCCGTTCACCTGGGGTGAAGGGGAACGGGAAcaccctccccggggccggggctcgcccTCCCCGCCCGCACGGCTGCGACACCGCGGCCGGTCACCTCGGGTTATGGGgatgttccatttttttttatggtgtttatttttcctgccgCCTGCCAGGAAGCCGCAGCGTTACCGCAGCCAAGGGCTCCCGCTGCGGCCGTCGGGGCCggagctctctgctctgcaaggacaacaaaaaaaaccaaccccgaAACAGGTGGTTTTGGCCCCAAAACGCCGTGGCTGGCAGGCGGTGGGTGCCGGACCGGTGGCTGGGTTGCGGGAGTCCAAAACTGGATCCCAGATCCCGGATCCCCCACCGGTAGTGCCGGTGCCGGACCCGCCGCTGGGCACACGCATCCCGCGGCCTCTCGTCCTCCCCGGTGCCGGTGTCAGCTCCCTGCGGCCGGTGGTGCCGGGACCCGCAGCGGCTGctgctccggctccggctccggctccggtaTCGGCAGGCTCCAGCCCGCCACCCGGGGAGTGGGACCGGTGCCGACTCACGCACGGCCGCTCCTCGGGTGCTCCCGGTACCGGTGACAGCCGCAACGGGGCTGACTCATGCACCATCGGTGCTTGGAGGCTCCTGACCGGTCGGCACCTCCCGGTACCGGCACCAGCCACGTCGGTCCTCCGAGAGTCCAACCGGGCGGGGACCCTCCGGTACCGGCACCAGCCGCCCCGGTCCCCGCAGGGTCCTACCAGATCGGCACCTCCCGGTACCGGCACCAGCCGCCCCGGCCAGCGGAGACCCGCACCGGCCGGGCACCTCCCGGTACCGTCGCCAGCCCTATCGGATCGGCATCTCCCGGTGCCGACACCCGGTGCACCGGTCCTCGGAGCCTCCTGCCAGGTCGGAACCTCCCGGTACCGGCCGCCCCGGTGCGGACTCACGCCTGATCAGCCCCCGGAGCCTCCTTACCGGGTCGGAACCTCCCGGAGCGCCCGGTTCGCCCCGGTGCCGGTGGGTGCGCAGGCAGCCCGGCGTCTCGGCCGTGAACGGGGCTGGGCACCGGCGGCTCGGGAGCGCGGTccggtgcggcggggccggcgccgctgccggggctgccgcgaGCGCGGCCCCTTTAAAGCGACGCAAAcggagcggcggcgcggctccGCCGAACAACCGCAGTCCCCGCGCGTCACCGCCCGCACAGCCAATGGCAGCCGCGCCGGCGCGCTTCAAAAGGGGCGGTGCCTGCCCGAGCCACGCCCTccccccgcggggaggggggagcccaCGGGCGCGCTttgccccccgccctccccgccgatgccgcagcccgcggggccggcggcgcggcttTGCTCCCAAAAGTTGCAAAATCGGCAAAAAGCAACAACCCCCCCGCCTCGAAACAGCCCATTCGGCCGTTTGTAATTTagccattgggggggggggggggattttgcCTCAAAACAAGGAGCGAGCGCAGCGTGCAACCCCCGCGGCCAaggagctcggggggggggggggggggcaaaaaaattcacaaatgctccccaaaacacagcccccgGTGCCAGCTCCGCTTTTCCTGCCCCGGGGAAAGGAGCCTTACCGGGGCACCCAccggcccccggggacccacagccaggggtggcggggggggaggagcagggagccgAGGCTAATTTTAGGTGCCGAATTACAGGGTGCCCAGCCAGGCACACAAAGCAGGGCAGCCCTAGCAAGCGTATCCACACTCTAAAATACTCTCCTCGGCTGCGGGGTGGTGTTTAAGTGGTATCTTTGGTTTTGCAGGATGTCTAATTTGTACTGGAGTCGCCcgtgataaaaaaataaagccagcttGTTCAAAGGCTGGAGGCAGAGggtgtgggcagggaggggacgcaGCAGCACAGCCTTAAAAACATGTAGTTAAGAGACCACGAGAGGTTGGGTTTTGtcttgcttttaattaaaagtgtcTAAGAATggaaggaagcaaacaaaattcAAAAGGTCTGCGAAACCCACAGTTTTCTGCTCCCTACGTGGGCTGGACGAGGGCTGTCCGCCCCTGCGCTGGCCGCTCCGGGGAACGCCACGTTGTCCGAGCGCTCAAGCCATAGCCCCCAATGCTCTAAAGTTCCTCCATTTCGGCAAAATTCAgttccagccccagccaggagcagagctcgGAACGTTTCTGCAGCCAAACTGTTGCTATTCTGAGACCTTTCTCAACAGCCCTTGCTCAAAGGACACCGACCTTTACATCCCGATAGCTGCCTGCCGTCACCGGCCTCTCCTGAGAAACAACCCTGGTTatcaaggaaatattttctcctctatttAGTCTGAGACATTCAGGCTTTTTGATGCAGAGCGCACCCCGTTTCCTCTCCCCAGGGTGGGTTTTGCTGTTTCTCCTCTCGCGTTACCCCCCCTTTGGAGTTACACCAGCTCCTATTAACAGAGGAGAGCGTGGTTCAAGCGATTTGTCAGTGGGTATAAGGCAAGTGGGAAACTCAAAAGGGCAAATTCTCCGCTGCCTTCTGTCTCCTTCCCACTGAAAGGCAGCGGGGCAAAGATCATTCCAGAAACATCACAGACGGAGGAGTTTGGCAAGGGTGATCCTGTATCCCAGTGATTTTCCACTGTTAAGAACCCCGGAGAGCAAGTGAGGACAGCGCTTTCTGCATTGGGACCTGGCTCCTGGCAACCCCTGAATAGACAGGCAACCCTCTTATGAACACACGGGTTCCCCACAATGGGTGTAACATCCCCGCGCTACAAGAAATACACTGATGCACGCTTCTCTCCAAGTTTGTCCTCCTGTTTTTTCACCAACAAGTGGATTGCATCAGCACATAAGCAACCCTAAGGCCACAATGTCCACGTagccgtctgtctgtctgtcccgtTCCCCCCTTGCTTTATTTCCATCCTGCAGCACACAAAAGAAGCTGGGTTAAGACTAGCTCAGTAGCCCCCGTGAAATCAATCTGGCTGCCTGTGTCAGACCTCCTTGCGCTGGCGCCCATGGTCTGCAATACGTATTTTGGGGAAGCTCAGAGTAAAACCGAAGCTTTCCTTTACTCACAAAGGGAGCTAATCCCTACAGCTCGGTCTTCAAGGCACATGGGTAAGGAAACTGCAACTACAGCCAGTCACCTCGCGCCATCTCCTCACCACAGTATTTTCTGACACACAACATTTCTTTTATAGCAATAAATTTTTGGTGGCTGAATAATATTTATAAGGTCAATATCACGAAAAACCTCAAGAACTAACAAGCAACAAGACAGCAAACTCCATTTCATTTTACCAGGTGGGGTGACCTTCCCATGCATCTCCTTCTGTGAATCCCCACCAGCGCAGCAGTCAGGATGCTCGACAAAGAAAGTGGCCAAGTACACTCAGTGCGGGCTATGCCAGTCCGAGCTGAGGTCTCCCCAAGTTTCTCCTGTTATCATGGGcttcagttttatatttaatgCTAGAAGTCACTAAGGAAGAAACAAGGACTCGCTAGAGGAGTGGTTAGGTTACCACCCATCAAGAGTCAAAGTATTTTATATGTCCCGTTCTATATAACACATAGAAATCAGGAAACATAGCCAACAAGATAGGGCTTTTTATCAGGTGGGATAAGCTTCTGCTGAAGTGGCACAAGAGACGCACAGATAATGCCGACTATCTCCACACACTACAGGTCAGCAGTATGTGCCACTCCGGCTGCTCTCACACCACCATGCTGGTGAGCAGAGCAAGACGATGCTCTCAAAAACTGCAGCCCACTTTGTAAAACACTCATTCAGCTGGAAATCCTATTCTTCCACATGGAAGGTAAGT
The nucleotide sequence above comes from Mycteria americana isolate JAX WOST 10 ecotype Jacksonville Zoo and Gardens chromosome 22, USCA_MyAme_1.0, whole genome shotgun sequence. Encoded proteins:
- the PHOSPHO1 gene encoding phosphoethanolamine/phosphocholine phosphatase; the protein is MKRCCEGVGLPCLFKGVGMASPRPPKYLLVFDFDETIINENSDDSIVRAAPGQALPEHIRQTFREGFYNEYMQRVLAYMGDQGVKMGDFKTVYENIPLSPGMPDLFQFLSKNHELFEIILISDANMFGIECSLRAAGFYSLFRKIFSNPSGFDKKGYFTLGPYHSHKCLDCPANMCKRKILTEYLAERAQEEVEFERVFYVGDGANDFCPSVTLTSADVAFPRKGYPMHRMTQEMEKQQPGAFQATVVPWESAAEVARYLQEVLKKKC